One segment of Rhodopirellula baltica SH 1 DNA contains the following:
- the pepF gene encoding oligoendopeptidase F, producing the protein MNAPAATKLLTRDEVAASDCWDLSSLYESQEGWQADFDTLTSKIDTFETYRGRLGESAQVIREFLDFDGEFDRMAERCGTYAFLRTTENQSDSDHQARKSRFQNLAVKASQASSFVRPELLSIEPEKMESFLNDPVLEPYKLLLERIVRYRPHTLTDREERLLAMQGEMAGAAGNAFRQLNDADLRFGELENEDGQRMELSHATFIQFLHSTDRDVRKKAFDQYYQVFSEHENTLAATLAGSVHRDVYYARARNYESSLEASLFPDNMPVSVYDNLIQAVRDSLPAVHEYLDVRRRKMNLPDMHHYDTYVPILSGIKKHHTWDQAVNVVLESLQPLGDEYVSTLEEGLRGRWADRYPNRGKQSGAFSCGSFDGDPFILMNFKEEVLNDVFTLTHEAGHSMHSWYSSKNQPYQYYDYTIFVAEVASTFNEQLLTHHLLENAQDDAERAYLINNELDSIRATVVRQTMFAEFEKKTHEMAEAGEPLTVASFRAAYRELLDAYFGPDFIVDDALELECFRIPHFYRAFYVYKYATGLSAAVALSRRVLGGGESELNDYLNFLRGGCSQDPLDLLRGAGVDMTQPEAVKTTLDHFASLSKQLDELL; encoded by the coding sequence CTACCGAGGACGCTTGGGCGAATCGGCCCAAGTCATCCGTGAATTCTTGGATTTTGATGGCGAGTTCGACCGGATGGCAGAACGCTGCGGCACGTACGCGTTTTTGCGAACAACCGAGAATCAATCCGACAGCGATCATCAAGCCCGCAAGTCGCGATTTCAAAACTTGGCCGTGAAAGCGTCGCAGGCCAGCAGCTTTGTTCGTCCCGAATTGCTGAGCATCGAGCCGGAAAAAATGGAATCGTTTTTGAACGATCCGGTTCTGGAACCTTACAAGTTGTTGCTCGAGCGAATCGTTCGCTATCGTCCACACACGTTGACCGATCGCGAAGAACGTTTGCTGGCGATGCAAGGCGAGATGGCGGGCGCGGCAGGCAACGCCTTTCGACAGCTCAACGACGCGGACCTTCGTTTTGGTGAGCTTGAAAACGAAGACGGACAACGGATGGAGTTGTCGCACGCAACGTTCATTCAGTTCCTGCACAGCACCGATCGCGACGTTCGCAAGAAGGCGTTCGATCAGTACTACCAAGTCTTCTCGGAACACGAGAACACGCTGGCGGCGACCTTGGCCGGCAGCGTCCACCGAGACGTGTACTACGCTCGTGCCCGCAACTACGAGAGCAGCCTGGAAGCGTCGCTGTTCCCCGACAACATGCCCGTGTCGGTCTATGACAATTTGATCCAAGCGGTGCGAGATTCATTGCCAGCGGTTCACGAATACTTGGACGTGCGTCGTCGCAAGATGAACTTGCCCGACATGCATCATTACGACACTTACGTGCCGATCCTGTCAGGAATCAAAAAGCATCACACGTGGGACCAAGCGGTCAACGTCGTGCTGGAATCGTTGCAACCGCTCGGCGACGAATATGTGTCGACGCTGGAAGAGGGACTGCGTGGCCGTTGGGCTGATCGCTATCCCAACCGGGGCAAACAAAGCGGCGCTTTCAGTTGCGGGTCGTTCGATGGCGACCCGTTCATCTTGATGAACTTCAAAGAAGAAGTGCTCAACGATGTGTTCACGCTGACGCACGAAGCCGGTCACTCGATGCACAGTTGGTATTCGTCGAAGAACCAACCTTATCAGTACTACGATTACACGATCTTTGTGGCGGAAGTTGCCAGCACCTTCAATGAACAATTGCTGACACATCATTTGCTTGAGAACGCTCAAGACGATGCCGAGCGAGCCTATTTGATCAACAACGAACTCGACAGCATCCGCGCCACCGTGGTCCGGCAAACGATGTTCGCGGAGTTCGAAAAGAAGACTCACGAGATGGCGGAAGCCGGTGAACCGCTGACCGTTGCATCGTTCCGTGCCGCGTATCGCGAGTTGTTGGATGCTTACTTCGGTCCCGATTTCATTGTCGATGACGCGTTGGAACTGGAATGTTTCCGTATCCCTCACTTCTACCGTGCGTTCTACGTTTACAAGTACGCCACCGGACTCAGTGCCGCCGTGGCGCTCAGTCGTCGCGTGCTCGGTGGTGGCGAATCGGAACTGAATGATTATCTGAATTTCTTGCGTGGTGGTTGCAGCCAAGACCCATTGGATCTGCTTCGCGGAGCCGGCGTCGACATGACCCAGCCCGAAGCGGTGAAGACGACTTTGGATCACTTCGCCAGTCTCTCCAAGCAACTCGACGAACTGCTGTGA
- a CDS encoding sugar ABC transporter ATP-binding protein, whose translation MTDATHRLELTGIRKHFGSTKALDGVDLVVGPGEVHAIIGENGAGKSTLMKVLSGAHRPDAGRIQIDGEEVDLSNPRASQAAGIAMIYQELNLAPDLSVADNITLGDEPSRWGGRGGGWLDRGRQHAIAKEALKRLHCEDIDPAQPVRKLSIAQQQMVEIARAVVADRKLKLLILDEPTSSLTQVDTENLFAVIERLKSEGVSVLYISHFLEECQSVGDRFTVLRDGVTAGSGSLTENDPDWMPMDSIVQMMVGREISQLYPDLDHVRGEPVLQLEDVRGSRLPTDVSLTLHRGEILGLAGLIGAGRTETIRALFGLDRLASGKVVVMGREDARRDPQKSWIRDAMGLVSEDRKNEGLFLERSLTENLTLTRTEPYRRGPFLRRSEMKKATEHWMKELAVRASDPDQAIGELSGGNQQKIALARLLHHDCEILLLDEPTRGIDIGSKRTIYQTIGELAAEGKAILLISSYLPELLGVCDSIGVIHQGRLTSIRPASEWTEHSLLTEALGAAATSE comes from the coding sequence GTGACCGACGCCACCCATCGTCTGGAACTGACCGGAATTCGCAAACACTTTGGATCGACCAAGGCGCTCGACGGCGTCGATTTGGTCGTCGGTCCTGGCGAAGTGCATGCGATCATCGGCGAAAACGGGGCTGGCAAGAGCACCTTGATGAAGGTCTTGTCCGGTGCTCATCGCCCAGACGCCGGTCGAATCCAAATCGATGGGGAAGAGGTTGATCTGAGCAACCCGCGAGCCTCCCAGGCCGCGGGTATCGCGATGATTTATCAGGAGCTGAACCTGGCTCCTGATTTGTCGGTCGCGGACAACATCACCTTGGGCGACGAACCGTCTCGATGGGGCGGACGCGGAGGTGGTTGGCTGGATCGTGGTCGGCAACATGCGATCGCCAAGGAAGCTTTGAAGCGGTTGCACTGCGAAGACATTGATCCGGCGCAACCCGTTCGCAAATTGTCGATCGCTCAGCAGCAAATGGTCGAGATCGCTCGCGCGGTTGTGGCCGATCGCAAGCTGAAACTGTTGATCTTGGACGAACCTACCAGCAGCCTGACCCAGGTCGACACCGAGAACCTGTTCGCGGTGATCGAGCGACTGAAATCCGAAGGCGTCAGCGTGCTGTACATCAGCCACTTTCTGGAAGAGTGTCAGTCGGTCGGTGATCGCTTCACCGTCCTTCGAGATGGCGTGACAGCAGGCTCAGGCAGCTTGACTGAAAACGACCCGGATTGGATGCCGATGGATTCCATCGTGCAGATGATGGTTGGTCGTGAGATCTCGCAACTCTATCCCGACCTCGACCATGTTCGTGGCGAACCCGTGTTGCAACTCGAAGATGTTCGCGGGTCACGTTTGCCTACCGATGTTTCATTGACGCTGCACCGAGGCGAGATCTTGGGGCTCGCCGGATTGATCGGCGCGGGACGGACGGAAACGATTCGAGCCCTGTTTGGGCTGGATCGATTGGCGTCTGGCAAAGTCGTCGTGATGGGTCGCGAAGATGCGCGGCGGGATCCGCAGAAGAGTTGGATTCGAGACGCGATGGGTTTGGTGTCCGAGGATCGCAAGAACGAAGGTTTGTTCTTGGAACGCAGTCTGACCGAGAACCTGACGCTGACTCGAACCGAGCCCTACCGACGAGGCCCGTTCCTTCGTCGATCGGAAATGAAGAAGGCGACCGAGCATTGGATGAAAGAATTGGCGGTTCGGGCGAGCGACCCGGACCAGGCGATCGGTGAGCTATCCGGTGGTAATCAACAGAAGATCGCATTGGCTCGTTTGCTGCATCATGATTGCGAGATCTTGTTGCTTGATGAGCCCACTCGCGGCATCGACATCGGCAGCAAACGCACGATCTATCAAACGATTGGTGAGCTGGCGGCGGAGGGCAAAGCGATCTTGTTGATCAGCAGTTACTTGCCCGAGTTGCTCGGCGTCTGCGATTCAATTGGCGTGATTCACCAAGGCCGCTTGACCAGCATCCGTCCCGCCAGCGAATGGACCGAACACAGTCTGCTGACCGAAGCGCTGGGCGCCGCGGCAACATCCGAGTGA
- a CDS encoding type II toxin-antitoxin system RelE/ParE family toxin, which produces MSRYLLSHSANANLDEIAGDASNAVAILEALHNTFQVLANHPGVGTLREDLLPGIRVFSPPRPANNYVIFFYPISGGIEVAAVIHGSRDWISMFTDGFRPKKS; this is translated from the coding sequence GTGAGTCGCTATCTACTTTCGCACTCAGCGAATGCGAATCTCGATGAAATCGCGGGCGATGCGAGCAACGCAGTTGCGATTTTAGAAGCGTTGCACAATACGTTTCAGGTACTGGCCAACCATCCTGGTGTCGGAACTCTTCGAGAAGACCTGTTGCCCGGTATCCGTGTGTTCTCGCCTCCTCGTCCCGCGAACAACTACGTGATTTTCTTCTATCCAATATCCGGAGGCATCGAAGTCGCCGCTGTGATACACGGATCTCGAGATTGGATCAGCATGTTCACCGACGGGTTCAGGCCGAAAAAATCATGA
- a CDS encoding ribbon-helix-helix domain-containing protein, with amino-acid sequence MSQHLSPENQAYIDDQVAGGVYTSREEAIDAGIALLRKRNELVVQLKESRRQLDEGELVEYDDQTLAARFDELKAKAASRSQM; translated from the coding sequence ATGAGCCAACATCTTTCCCCTGAGAACCAAGCCTACATCGACGATCAAGTCGCAGGCGGTGTCTACACCTCACGTGAAGAGGCGATTGATGCGGGTATTGCGTTGCTTCGTAAACGCAACGAATTGGTGGTCCAATTGAAAGAGAGCCGTCGCCAGCTCGACGAAGGCGAGTTGGTTGAATACGACGACCAAACGCTGGCCGCACGATTTGATGAGCTGAAAGCGAAAGCAGCCTCTCGGTCGCAAATGTGA
- the upp gene encoding uracil phosphoribosyltransferase, with protein MSHVHVLQHPLVSHHLCQLRDKRTRPSEFRSAVSRLAMLIGVRATDDLPTQPITIPTPVADAPCHELATDIGIVPVLRAGLGMVDPLLDLIPDASVWHLGLYRNEQTAEPVGYYDKLPKKGAPNVALILDPMLATGGSIDMVVRRLMRWGVEDIRVLSIIASQAGLDRVAKDFPHIKLFVAAVDPSLNEQAFIVPGLGDAGDRIFDTPQND; from the coding sequence ATGTCGCACGTTCACGTTTTGCAGCACCCTTTGGTTTCGCATCATCTTTGTCAATTGCGAGACAAGCGAACGCGACCGTCTGAGTTTCGATCCGCCGTTTCGCGGCTGGCGATGTTGATTGGTGTTCGTGCGACCGATGACTTGCCGACACAACCCATCACCATTCCCACGCCGGTTGCGGACGCGCCGTGTCATGAATTGGCAACGGATATCGGGATCGTTCCCGTGCTTCGAGCCGGACTGGGGATGGTTGATCCGTTGTTGGACCTGATCCCTGACGCCTCCGTGTGGCACCTCGGTCTGTATCGCAACGAGCAAACTGCCGAACCGGTCGGCTACTATGACAAACTGCCCAAGAAGGGCGCTCCCAACGTCGCTTTGATTCTCGATCCAATGTTGGCCACCGGCGGATCGATCGACATGGTCGTTCGTCGTTTGATGCGGTGGGGAGTCGAAGACATCCGTGTGCTCAGCATCATCGCATCCCAAGCCGGACTCGACCGCGTCGCCAAAGATTTCCCCCACATCAAATTGTTCGTCGCCGCGGTTGACCCCAGCTTGAACGAACAAGCCTTCATCGTCCCCGGCCTCGGCGACGCCGGCGACCGCATCTTCGACACACCGCAAAACGACTGA
- a CDS encoding dihydroorotase: MARTLIRNAQAVLPGDGIHSSSGTVDLRHVLIEDGKILDADASSTASCDHLIEADDLFLLPGVIDDQVHFREPGLTHKEDLATASHACAAGGVTTFLEMPNTKPPAITIEGVQAKEALAAEKSLVNYGFYIGATPDNVAELNAAQNVPGIKIFIGSSTGNLLVDEQAALERIFAETTLPICAHCEDETTVRANAERLAGTTDIHDHSRIRDEAAAVISTARATELARRHQHRFHVLHVSTGAELVSLVDPSPYLTAEVCPHHLFFNVDDYDRLGSLIQMNPSIKTAEDNAKLWQALQDDVIQVIATDHAPHTLEEKAQPYPQSPSGLPAVENSLALMLNQCNAGKVTLPQIAHWMSDAPARVWGITGKGRIANGYDADLVLVRMNSERTIRDEDQHTKNRWSPWNGETLRGWPVTTIVNGSIVWSIDGGFREKIRGQKPIFDHARGGFWNTADGIGPTNA, encoded by the coding sequence ATGGCACGCACTCTGATCCGAAACGCGCAGGCGGTTTTGCCTGGCGATGGCATCCACAGTTCTTCCGGCACCGTCGATCTTCGTCACGTGCTGATCGAAGACGGGAAGATTCTCGACGCGGACGCCTCATCCACCGCCTCGTGCGATCATTTGATCGAAGCCGACGATCTGTTTCTGCTGCCCGGCGTGATCGATGACCAAGTCCACTTTCGCGAACCTGGTCTGACTCACAAAGAAGATTTGGCGACGGCGTCCCACGCTTGTGCCGCCGGTGGTGTGACCACGTTCTTGGAAATGCCCAACACCAAACCGCCTGCGATCACCATCGAAGGTGTCCAAGCTAAAGAAGCCCTCGCCGCCGAAAAGTCATTGGTCAACTATGGCTTCTACATCGGCGCGACACCGGACAACGTGGCCGAGCTGAATGCCGCTCAAAACGTTCCCGGCATCAAGATCTTCATCGGCAGCAGCACCGGCAACCTGTTGGTCGATGAACAAGCCGCCTTGGAACGCATCTTCGCTGAGACGACTCTGCCGATCTGCGCCCACTGCGAAGACGAAACCACCGTGCGAGCCAATGCAGAACGACTGGCCGGCACCACCGACATTCACGATCACTCTCGTATACGTGATGAAGCCGCCGCGGTGATCTCGACCGCACGAGCAACCGAGTTGGCCCGTCGGCACCAACATCGTTTTCATGTCTTGCACGTGTCCACCGGCGCGGAACTTGTGTCGCTCGTCGATCCATCGCCATACCTGACCGCGGAGGTCTGCCCGCATCACTTGTTCTTCAACGTCGATGATTACGACCGGCTGGGTTCACTGATCCAAATGAACCCTTCGATCAAAACCGCGGAGGACAACGCCAAGCTTTGGCAGGCTCTGCAGGACGATGTCATCCAAGTCATCGCGACCGACCACGCACCTCACACGTTGGAAGAAAAAGCCCAACCCTACCCGCAGTCGCCATCGGGTTTGCCAGCGGTTGAGAACTCGCTCGCGTTGATGCTCAATCAATGCAACGCCGGCAAAGTCACTTTGCCACAGATCGCGCACTGGATGAGCGATGCCCCCGCGCGGGTTTGGGGCATCACGGGCAAGGGCCGCATCGCCAACGGCTACGACGCTGACCTAGTCTTGGTCCGCATGAATTCCGAACGCACGATTCGCGATGAAGACCAACACACGAAGAACCGCTGGAGCCCCTGGAACGGCGAAACCCTTCGCGGATGGCCCGTCACGACGATCGTGAACGGTTCCATCGTGTGGTCCATCGACGGCGGTTTTCGCGAAAAGATTCGCGGCCAAAAACCCATCTTCGATCACGCCCGCGGCGGCTTCTGGAACACGGCTGACGGCATCGGCCCAACAAACGCCTGA
- a CDS encoding ThuA domain-containing protein, translating into MTSLTTLSRRFAATFLLASAVLLSGLASADEPSKAESDDDSLSVLIITSGCCHDYDFQAKAIQMAATKAGVEAKWTVVNDGGKGTQAEIDFYGDEDWAKPFDVVIHNECFAATTNPDYIRQITKAHHAGVPAVVIHCAMHTYRDAEIDDWREFLGVTSRRHDHQSHYPIKVVAEDHPVMREYPAAHVSAMDELYIIEKVWPNTTVLATSKSERDGKSHPVIWTNQYGDARVYGTTYGHSNETFQDDVFLANLVRGMLWAAGRVE; encoded by the coding sequence ATGACGTCTCTCACCACCCTGTCGCGGCGTTTCGCCGCGACTTTTTTGTTGGCATCCGCAGTCCTTCTCTCAGGACTCGCCTCAGCGGACGAACCATCCAAAGCCGAATCAGACGACGATTCGCTAAGTGTCCTCATCATCACCAGTGGATGCTGCCACGATTACGACTTCCAAGCCAAAGCCATCCAGATGGCGGCCACTAAAGCCGGTGTCGAAGCCAAATGGACCGTCGTCAACGATGGTGGCAAAGGCACCCAAGCCGAAATCGACTTCTACGGCGATGAAGATTGGGCCAAACCGTTCGACGTCGTCATTCACAACGAATGCTTCGCCGCCACGACCAACCCCGATTACATCCGTCAGATCACGAAAGCCCACCACGCTGGTGTTCCCGCCGTGGTCATTCACTGTGCCATGCACACCTACCGTGACGCGGAAATCGATGATTGGCGAGAGTTTTTAGGTGTCACCAGCCGTCGCCATGATCACCAAAGCCATTACCCAATCAAAGTGGTCGCGGAAGACCATCCGGTGATGCGTGAGTATCCCGCCGCCCACGTGTCCGCGATGGACGAGCTGTACATCATCGAAAAAGTTTGGCCCAACACAACCGTTTTGGCGACTTCCAAAAGCGAACGTGATGGCAAATCGCATCCCGTCATTTGGACCAACCAATACGGTGATGCTCGCGTTTACGGAACGACCTATGGTCACTCCAACGAGACGTTCCAAGACGATGTGTTCCTCGCCAATCTGGTTCGTGGAATGCTGTGGGCCGCCGGTCGCGTCGAGTAG
- a CDS encoding DUF4912 domain-containing protein, which produces MISTVDLPSQTRRELAEIAKNYGITGWHSMRKDDLISEIKKAQQRLRRKAASDAKKSRAGAGAGSAKAKSTSKPSEPRAAATAKKPRSATSSKTPTKSPARKSATTKPKTTVRTRPDAPMTDLTEPKVSAKTERIRAEMRRRRELVQKHKDLSTGTLVAGSAVTDGAQRHRADSPHKDRIVLVVRDAYWLQASWEITQTSVQRAQSAMAEKWHTAVPTLRLLAVGDVTSNSAETVARDITVHGGVSNWYVDVQNPPSRYRVAIGYLASDGEFHCLCRSNVVETPVPGDCQRLDEHWQDIAEDYERIYALSGGYESRSNDLREVFEERLQRKMPHRNDSGSTTGDPSLLRQTKLRLDVEAELIVFGKADPTASVMVGGHPVKLQNDGAFTVRMEFPDKRQVLPVTAETRDGLRQRTTVIAIERNTKVMDTVELQENN; this is translated from the coding sequence TTGATTAGTACTGTTGATCTACCGTCGCAAACCCGTCGCGAATTGGCTGAAATCGCCAAGAACTACGGAATCACAGGTTGGCACTCGATGCGGAAAGACGACTTGATCAGTGAGATCAAGAAGGCTCAGCAACGGCTGCGCCGAAAAGCCGCCAGTGACGCAAAGAAAAGCCGTGCGGGGGCTGGTGCAGGGTCCGCCAAAGCGAAAAGCACCTCGAAACCCAGCGAGCCGCGAGCCGCCGCCACCGCAAAGAAACCTCGCTCCGCCACGAGCAGCAAAACTCCCACCAAGTCTCCAGCTCGCAAATCTGCCACCACCAAACCAAAGACGACCGTGCGAACTCGCCCCGACGCACCCATGACGGACCTGACGGAACCTAAAGTTTCCGCAAAAACCGAACGTATCCGGGCTGAAATGCGTCGCCGCCGCGAACTGGTTCAAAAGCACAAGGACCTCTCCACCGGCACGCTGGTTGCCGGATCCGCCGTCACCGACGGTGCCCAGCGTCACCGAGCCGATTCTCCTCACAAAGACCGCATCGTCCTGGTCGTTCGCGACGCCTATTGGTTGCAGGCTAGCTGGGAAATCACCCAAACCAGCGTCCAACGTGCTCAGTCGGCAATGGCTGAAAAGTGGCACACCGCGGTCCCAACCTTGCGTTTGTTGGCCGTTGGCGACGTGACCAGCAACAGTGCCGAAACGGTTGCTCGCGATATCACCGTTCACGGCGGAGTCAGTAATTGGTACGTCGACGTCCAAAACCCACCGTCGCGCTACCGCGTTGCAATCGGGTATCTGGCCAGCGACGGAGAATTTCACTGTCTTTGCCGCAGCAACGTGGTCGAAACACCCGTGCCCGGTGATTGCCAACGTCTTGATGAACACTGGCAGGACATCGCTGAAGATTACGAGCGAATCTACGCTCTCAGCGGCGGATACGAATCCCGCAGCAACGACCTGCGAGAAGTCTTTGAAGAGCGTCTTCAACGCAAAATGCCTCATCGAAACGATTCAGGTTCGACCACCGGCGACCCCTCGCTGCTGCGTCAAACCAAACTGCGTTTGGATGTCGAAGCCGAACTGATCGTGTTCGGAAAAGCTGACCCAACGGCCTCGGTGATGGTGGGCGGGCATCCCGTCAAACTGCAAAACGATGGTGCGTTCACGGTTCGCATGGAGTTCCCCGACAAACGTCAGGTACTTCCCGTGACGGCCGAAACACGCGATGGTCTTCGCCAACGCACCACCGTGATCGCGATCGAGCGAAACACAAAAGTCATGGACACCGTCGAACTTCAAGAGAACAACTGA
- a CDS encoding AtpZ/AtpI family protein, with the protein MSDPGQRNDEGNNTQPMLRLASAGFELASFPLLLGAMGYYWLDPWMGNETPYIAIAGVLVGFCLGFYRLILMVNQLPS; encoded by the coding sequence ATGAGTGATCCAGGGCAACGGAACGACGAAGGCAACAACACGCAGCCGATGCTTCGATTGGCCTCCGCGGGGTTCGAACTGGCATCTTTTCCCCTTCTGCTGGGCGCGATGGGGTACTACTGGCTGGATCCCTGGATGGGGAACGAGACCCCATATATCGCGATCGCCGGAGTTTTGGTCGGATTCTGTTTGGGGTTCTACCGGCTCATCCTGATGGTGAATCAGCTTCCATCGTGA